From Dechloromonas sp. A34:
TCCACCGAAAAAGGTACGCTGCACAAGAAGCCGGATGCACCGGGCAAGGATGCCAAGAAGGGCGGCGGTCGCGCTGACGACGGCAAGAAAAAGCCGGGCATCAAGACGCGTTCGGCCGATACCGGCAGCTCATGGAAGAGCGGGCGCGGTGGCCATAAGAAGCACAGTCATGCGGCCGATGATGGTCAGGGTAGCTTCCAGGCGCCGACCGAAGTCATCGTTCGTGAAATCCATGTTCCCGAAACCATTTCTGTTTCCGACCTAGCACACAAGATGGCCGTCAAGGCGATCGAGGTCATTAAGGTCATGATGAAAATGGGTTCGATGGTCACCATCAACCAGGTGCTGGATCAGGAAACGGCCATGATCGTGGTCGAGGAAATGGGGCACAAGGCGCTGGCTGCGAAACTGGACGATCCCGATGCCTTCCTCGAAATTTCTGCCGAGCACAAGGATGTGCCGCTCGAGTCGCGTGCGCCGGTGGTCACCGTCATGGGTCACGTCGACCACGGCAAGACTTCGCTGCTCGACTATATCCGCCGTGCCAAGGTGGCAGCCGGCGAGGCCGGTGGCATTACCCAGCATATCGGCGCCTACCACGTCGAAACCGAACGCGGCATGCTGACCTTCCTCGATACCCCGGGTCACGAAGCGTTTACCGCAATGCGAGCGCGCGGCGCCAAGGCGACCGACATCGTCATTCTGGTGGTAGCGGCCGACGACGGCGTGATGCCGCAGACCAAGGAAGCGATCCACCACGCCAAGGCGGCCGGCGTACCGCTGGTCGTGGCGATCAACAAGATGGACAAGCCGGATGCCAATCCGGATCGTGTCAAGCAGGAACTGGTTACCGAAGGCGTCATTCCTGAAGAGTACGGTGGTGATTCGCCGTTCGTCGCGGTTTCCGCCAAGAAGGGTACCGGTATCGACGAGTTGCTCGAGCAGGTTCTGCTGCAGGCCGAAGTTCTCGAACTGAAGGCGCAGAAGGATGCTCCGGCCAAGGGCCTGATCATCGAAGCCCGTCTCGACAAGGGGCGCGGTGCCGTGGCGACCATGCTGGTCCAGTCCGGTACGCTGAAGCGCGGCGACGTCATCCTGGCCGGTCAGGTTTCCGGACGGGTTCGCGCCATGCTCGATGAAAACGGCAAGCCGATCAACGAGGCCGGTCCGTCCATTCCTGTCGAAATCCTCGGTCTGTCCGATGTTCCGGCGGCTGGCGAAGAAGCCATCGTGCTGGCTGACGAGAAGAAGGCCCGCGAAATCGCCCTGTTCCGTCAAGGCAAGTTCCGCGACGTCAAGCTGGCCAAGCAGCAGGCGGCCAAGCTGGAAAACATGTTCCAGCAGATGGAAGAAGGCGAGATCAAGACACTGGCCCTTATCGTCAAGGCCGACGTGCAAGGTTCGCAGGAAGCTCTGGTTCAGACGCTGGCCAAGCTGGCCAACGAAGAGGTCCGGGTCAACGTCATTCACGGTGCCGTCGGTGCGATCAGCGAATCCGACGTCAATCTGGCGCAAGCCTCCGGTGCCGTCATCATCGGCTTCAATACCCGGGCCGATGCGGGTGCCCGCAAGCTGGCCGAAACTTTCGGCGTCGATATCCGTTACTACAACGTGATTTACGATGCGGTCGATGAAGTCAAATCTGCACTTTCCGGCATGCTGTCGCCAGAAAAGCGTGAGCAGATCACCGGCATGGTGGAAATTCGTCAGGTCTTCCACGTTTCCAAGGTTGGCGCCATCGCCGGCTGTTATGTTCAGGAAGGTTTCATCAAGCGTAATTCCCGTGTCCGTCTGATCCGCAACAATGTGGTGCAGTGGGATGGCGAACTCGACTCCCTGAAGCGCTTCAAGGATGACGCCAAGGAAGTTCGCAGTAACTTCGAATGTGGTCTATCGCTCAGGAACAACAACGACATTCTCGTTGGCGACCATCTCGAAGCCTATGAAATCCAGGAAGTGGCGCGCTCGCTGTAATGAAGAAAAAGGGTTTTCAGCGTAGCGATCGGGTCGCGGAGCAAGTGCGCCGCGACCTGGCCGATCTTATCCGGACCGAGTTGAAGGATCCACGGGTTGGCATGA
This genomic window contains:
- the infB gene encoding translation initiation factor IF-2: MSATTVSQFAVELKMPVAALLEQLGKAGVGKDGSNDMLNDQDKAKLLDYLRRAHGDESKTKITLTRKQTSEIKATDSHGRARTVQVEVRKKRVLVKRELGDQLSDPALKEEDEQLEVPVVEFVPEPIPEPVPEPVVEVVPEPVPEPEVVTLPEPEPEPEPEPEPVSTPTPVVQPTAPTRAQIIGESELRAREEQARRHNQLREIQERELKQKQAREVELARMRQQAEAAAVAAKEAELAKQQAAAQAKAQEGSTEKGTLHKKPDAPGKDAKKGGGRADDGKKKPGIKTRSADTGSSWKSGRGGHKKHSHAADDGQGSFQAPTEVIVREIHVPETISVSDLAHKMAVKAIEVIKVMMKMGSMVTINQVLDQETAMIVVEEMGHKALAAKLDDPDAFLEISAEHKDVPLESRAPVVTVMGHVDHGKTSLLDYIRRAKVAAGEAGGITQHIGAYHVETERGMLTFLDTPGHEAFTAMRARGAKATDIVILVVAADDGVMPQTKEAIHHAKAAGVPLVVAINKMDKPDANPDRVKQELVTEGVIPEEYGGDSPFVAVSAKKGTGIDELLEQVLLQAEVLELKAQKDAPAKGLIIEARLDKGRGAVATMLVQSGTLKRGDVILAGQVSGRVRAMLDENGKPINEAGPSIPVEILGLSDVPAAGEEAIVLADEKKAREIALFRQGKFRDVKLAKQQAAKLENMFQQMEEGEIKTLALIVKADVQGSQEALVQTLAKLANEEVRVNVIHGAVGAISESDVNLAQASGAVIIGFNTRADAGARKLAETFGVDIRYYNVIYDAVDEVKSALSGMLSPEKREQITGMVEIRQVFHVSKVGAIAGCYVQEGFIKRNSRVRLIRNNVVQWDGELDSLKRFKDDAKEVRSNFECGLSLRNNNDILVGDHLEAYEIQEVARSL